The following are from one region of the Paenibacillus bovis genome:
- a CDS encoding LacI family DNA-binding transcriptional regulator: protein MTTIKDVARHAGVSVATVSRVINEAGYVHEDTRRKVENAIQELNYTPNEVARSLYKRKSRLIGLLLPDITNPYFPQLARGVEDRMQESGFRLIFGNSDESQSKEQDYIQTFVQNNVVGVISSTNDPGSLSYRSLKIPVVFLDRISSDRPAVYADGREGGRMAAQQMVQRGSRQITVMQGPAHIRPAQDRFQGAIEALQDMGMSYQITQTTSFSFTEADRWARELFEQYPDTDGVIASNDITAAAVIQEAHRLSKRIPADIQIIGFDDTPLSNLLSPALSTIRQPAYDMGRAAADLLIQLIEGTAGEQRTIQMPVQFIERATTRSLS, encoded by the coding sequence ATGACAACCATAAAAGATGTAGCACGTCATGCAGGCGTATCTGTAGCTACGGTCTCACGGGTCATCAATGAGGCAGGCTATGTGCATGAAGATACCCGGCGCAAAGTTGAAAACGCTATCCAGGAACTGAATTATACGCCCAATGAAGTGGCACGTTCTTTATATAAACGCAAATCCAGATTGATCGGTCTGCTGCTGCCCGATATTACGAATCCTTATTTCCCACAGCTGGCTCGTGGTGTAGAGGATCGGATGCAGGAGAGCGGGTTCCGTTTGATTTTTGGCAATAGTGACGAGAGTCAGAGCAAGGAACAGGATTACATACAGACTTTTGTCCAGAATAATGTGGTAGGCGTTATCTCATCCACCAATGATCCAGGTTCTCTTTCGTACCGTTCGCTCAAGATTCCGGTCGTGTTCCTTGATCGTATATCGAGTGATCGTCCGGCGGTCTATGCAGATGGCCGCGAAGGTGGACGCATGGCGGCACAACAGATGGTGCAGCGCGGAAGCCGGCAGATTACGGTGATGCAGGGACCGGCGCATATTCGTCCGGCGCAGGATCGCTTTCAGGGAGCGATTGAAGCGCTGCAGGATATGGGCATGAGTTACCAGATTACGCAGACCACCTCCTTTTCATTTACCGAAGCGGATCGGTGGGCGAGAGAGCTGTTTGAGCAGTATCCCGATACGGACGGTGTAATCGCCAGTAACGATATTACGGCTGCTGCAGTAATCCAGGAAGCCCATCGTCTCAGCAAACGCATTCCGGCGGATATACAGATTATCGGATTCGATGATACGCCGCTGAGCAATCTGCTGTCGCCGGCATTATCCACGATTCGCCAGCCCGCCTACGATATGGGCCGGGCAGCCGCGGATTTGTTGATCCAGCTAATTGAAGGTACAGCCGGAGAGCAGCGTACGATTCAGATGCCGGTACAATTTATAGAACGCGCGACGACTCGTTCACTGTCATAA
- the rbsK gene encoding ribokinase has protein sequence MSHTQHPASTASGKAKVCVIGSCSMDLVVTSSRRPGAGETVLGESFKTVPGGKGANQAVAAARLGANVTMIGRVGDDHLGKAILQNFKDNLVNTDYVEPVTDMESGTAHIILAEGDNSIIVVKAANDHVTPEYVAQAIEVIQNSDIVMIQQEIPEETVAYVSEICAKANVPLLLNPAPARHVSEAVIKNISYITPNEHEASIVFEGMTLEQALRQYPNILFVTEGSNGVRYYDGEQEVVVPTYKVDAVDTTGAGDTFNAAFGVALAEGQSLQDAIRFGNRAASLSVTKFGAQGGMPTRQEVEEQL, from the coding sequence ATGTCCCATACTCAACATCCCGCATCAACTGCTTCCGGCAAAGCCAAAGTCTGTGTGATCGGCAGCTGCTCGATGGATCTAGTCGTTACTTCTTCCCGTCGTCCCGGTGCCGGCGAGACAGTACTTGGAGAAAGCTTCAAGACCGTACCCGGTGGCAAAGGAGCCAATCAGGCTGTCGCCGCAGCACGTCTCGGAGCCAACGTAACAATGATCGGTCGTGTCGGTGATGATCATCTGGGAAAAGCCATTTTACAGAACTTCAAAGACAACCTTGTAAATACTGATTATGTGGAACCGGTTACAGATATGGAGAGTGGAACCGCACATATTATTCTCGCAGAAGGTGATAACAGTATCATCGTGGTCAAAGCAGCCAATGATCATGTCACCCCGGAATATGTAGCCCAAGCCATCGAAGTCATCCAAAACTCCGATATAGTGATGATCCAGCAGGAGATTCCGGAAGAAACCGTAGCCTATGTAAGCGAAATCTGTGCAAAAGCAAATGTGCCGCTGCTGCTGAATCCAGCGCCAGCACGACATGTCAGTGAAGCGGTAATCAAAAATATTTCCTATATTACGCCAAATGAACACGAAGCCTCGATTGTATTTGAAGGAATGACGCTGGAGCAGGCGCTGCGCCAGTATCCGAATATTCTGTTTGTCACCGAAGGCAGCAACGGAGTCCGTTATTATGATGGAGAACAGGAAGTAGTCGTGCCGACTTACAAAGTAGACGCGGTAGATACAACAGGAGCAGGCGATACGTTTAATGCAGCCTTTGGAGTGGCTCTCGCCGAAGGGCAGTCTTTGCAGGATGCCATACGCTTTGGCAATCGCGCAGCTTCACTATCCGTAACCAAATTTGGCGCTCAGGGCGGTATGCCGACACGCCAGGAAGTGGAGGAACAACTGTAA
- the rbsD gene encoding D-ribose pyranase codes for MKKHGILNSHIAKVLADLGHTDYIVIADIGLPVPEGVPKIDLALTYGVPSFRDVVQIIADDMEIEQITIAEEMMGQNRETFAYMQQEFAHIPLSTCSHEEFKRRSQHAKVIIRTGESRPYANCILHAGVYFGANAQ; via the coding sequence ATGAAAAAGCATGGAATATTAAACAGCCATATTGCCAAAGTGCTTGCTGATCTTGGGCATACCGATTATATCGTTATTGCGGATATCGGTTTGCCAGTGCCGGAGGGAGTGCCAAAGATTGATCTGGCACTCACCTATGGCGTTCCCAGCTTCCGGGATGTAGTGCAGATTATTGCCGATGATATGGAGATTGAGCAGATTACGATCGCCGAAGAAATGATGGGGCAGAACCGGGAAACATTCGCCTATATGCAACAGGAGTTTGCCCATATCCCTTTATCCACATGCAGTCATGAAGAGTTCAAGCGGCGCAGCCAGCATGCCAAAGTTATTATTCGCACCGGTGAATCCAGACCGTATGCCAATTGCATTTTGCATGCAGGGGTATATTTCGGAGCCAATGCACAGTAG
- a CDS encoding sugar ABC transporter ATP-binding protein has translation MQIQMNGIYKSFGTNQVLSGVDFDLRPGEVHALMGENGAGKSTLMNILIGLHERDQGTIVIDGQETYFDNPKVAEQKGIAFIHQELNIWRDMTVLENLFIGKEMTSKWGLLNTRQMKTLAKEQFRKLAVDLPLQGEAGECSVGQQQMIEIAKALMTDAKVIVMDEPTAALTEREIQKLFEVIASLKKEGVSIVYISHRMEEIFAICDRITIMRDGKTVDTKEIPHTNFDEVVKKMVGRELTERYPVRSPHPGEVILEVKDASKKGQFQNVSFTVRAGEIVGFSGLMGSGRTEIMRTLFGLDTLDSGEIWIRSKKVTIRRPDDAVKHGIGFITEDRKDEGLVLDFSIRENMALPNLFSFSSKGFISGKKEAEFVDTLIKRLQVKTQSAETPARSLSGGNQQKVVIAKWIGIGPSLLILDEPTRGVDVGAKREIYQLMNELTDRGVAIIMVSSELPEVLGMSDRIVVVHEGRISGELSSQEATQENIMTLATGGQ, from the coding sequence ATGCAGATTCAAATGAATGGTATTTACAAATCCTTCGGTACAAACCAAGTTTTGAGCGGAGTTGATTTTGATCTCCGCCCGGGCGAAGTTCATGCACTGATGGGTGAAAATGGAGCAGGCAAATCTACACTGATGAATATTCTGATTGGCCTGCATGAGCGTGATCAGGGCACGATTGTGATCGATGGCCAGGAGACGTATTTTGATAATCCCAAAGTGGCAGAGCAAAAAGGAATTGCCTTTATCCACCAGGAGCTGAATATCTGGCGCGATATGACCGTGCTCGAGAATTTATTTATAGGTAAAGAGATGACCTCCAAATGGGGTCTGCTTAATACCAGACAAATGAAAACGCTAGCAAAAGAACAGTTCCGCAAACTGGCAGTCGATCTGCCTTTACAAGGTGAAGCCGGAGAATGCTCGGTCGGACAGCAGCAGATGATCGAGATCGCCAAAGCACTCATGACCGATGCCAAAGTAATCGTTATGGATGAACCGACCGCAGCACTGACCGAACGCGAAATCCAGAAATTGTTTGAAGTCATCGCTTCACTCAAAAAAGAAGGCGTATCGATCGTCTACATCTCGCACCGAATGGAAGAAATCTTTGCGATTTGTGACCGGATCACCATTATGCGCGATGGTAAAACAGTGGACACCAAGGAAATTCCACATACTAATTTCGATGAAGTGGTCAAAAAAATGGTCGGACGCGAACTGACCGAACGTTATCCGGTACGATCACCGCATCCGGGCGAAGTGATTCTGGAAGTAAAAGATGCCAGCAAAAAGGGTCAATTCCAGAATGTAAGCTTCACCGTACGTGCAGGAGAGATCGTCGGCTTCTCGGGTCTGATGGGTTCGGGACGTACCGAAATCATGCGTACGCTGTTCGGTCTGGATACGCTGGATAGTGGAGAAATATGGATTCGCAGCAAAAAGGTCACTATTCGCAGACCGGATGATGCGGTCAAGCATGGAATTGGCTTTATTACCGAGGACCGCAAAGATGAAGGCCTGGTGCTGGATTTCTCGATTCGCGAGAATATGGCGCTGCCGAATCTGTTCAGTTTCTCTTCTAAAGGATTTATTTCCGGCAAAAAAGAAGCCGAATTCGTCGATACGCTGATCAAGCGATTGCAGGTCAAAACACAGTCTGCCGAAACACCTGCACGCAGCCTGTCCGGCGGTAATCAGCAGAAAGTCGTTATCGCCAAATGGATCGGGATCGGACCAAGCCTGCTGATCCTCGATGAACCGACGCGCGGAGTCGATGTCGGCGCCAAGCGGGAGATCTATCAGCTGATGAACGAACTCACCGATCGCGGGGTAGCCATTATTATGGTGTCATCGGAACTGCCGGAGGTACTCGGTATGAGCGACCGGATCGTGGTCGTACATGAAGGCCGGATCAGTGGAGAACTGTCCAGCCAGGAAGCGACACAGGAAAATATTATGACGTTAGCTACAGGAGGACAGTAA
- the rbsC gene encoding ribose ABC transporter permease RbsC gives MTTITKEKPEKNFKLSNVTQKLGPLLGFIILVIIVSVLNPGFLEPLNILNLLRQVAINALIAFGMTFVILTGGIDLSVGSILALSSAFVANLMLAGVDPILAIIIGCAAGGVMGMVNGLMITKGRMAPFIATLATMTIFRGLTLVYTNGNPITGLGDSMAFQLFGRGYFLGIPVPAITMAIAFIILWVILHKTPFGRKTYAIGGNEKAAIVSGIKVPRVKIMIYSLAGALSALAGAILTSRLNSAQPTAGTSYELDAIAAVVLGGTSLSGGRGRIVGTLIGALIIGTLNNGLNLLGVSSFYQMVVKGIVIVIAVLIDRKKSA, from the coding sequence ATGACAACCATAACCAAAGAAAAGCCGGAGAAAAACTTCAAATTATCCAATGTTACACAGAAGCTTGGTCCACTGCTGGGATTTATTATTCTGGTCATTATCGTCTCGGTGTTGAATCCGGGCTTTTTGGAACCGCTTAATATTTTGAATCTGCTGCGACAGGTTGCGATTAATGCATTGATTGCGTTTGGTATGACCTTTGTTATTTTGACAGGTGGTATCGACTTGTCGGTCGGCTCGATTCTGGCGTTATCCAGTGCATTTGTAGCCAATCTAATGCTGGCAGGCGTAGACCCGATTCTGGCGATTATTATCGGCTGTGCGGCTGGTGGCGTAATGGGTATGGTCAACGGACTGATGATCACCAAAGGCAGAATGGCTCCATTTATCGCTACACTGGCGACAATGACGATCTTCCGTGGACTGACACTTGTCTATACCAACGGTAATCCGATTACCGGACTCGGTGACAGTATGGCGTTCCAACTGTTCGGACGCGGTTATTTCCTCGGTATTCCGGTACCGGCGATTACGATGGCAATTGCTTTTATTATCCTGTGGGTGATTCTGCACAAAACACCATTTGGCCGCAAAACGTATGCGATCGGTGGTAATGAAAAAGCAGCAATCGTATCCGGTATCAAGGTACCGCGTGTCAAAATCATGATCTACTCCCTGGCTGGTGCACTATCCGCACTCGCCGGTGCTATCCTGACCTCCCGTCTCAACTCGGCACAGCCAACAGCCGGTACATCGTACGAGCTGGATGCGATTGCAGCGGTAGTACTGGGCGGTACGAGCCTGTCCGGCGGACGCGGCCGTATCGTGGGTACACTGATTGGTGCGCTGATTATCGGTACACTGAATAACGGTCTCAACCTGCTCGGTGTCTCTTCTTTCTACCAGATGGTGGTCAAAGGGATCGTTATTGTGATCGCCGTATTAATCGATCGCAAAAAGTCTGCATAA